CACGCCGGTGATGCTGAGCTCCCCTCGGGCGGTGTCATGTCCGTGCCCAGCTTGCTCAGATCTGCGGCACGCACTCCCCAGGCAGTCTCTGGGGTGAGCAGATTCTCTGGGCCAGTGTCCACAGTTGTCCCTCGGGCCCCACCGTTGAGAGATGAGGAATGATCCTCAGGGTCTCAGGTACGGGTGGAAAAGCCTGTGACCACCAGGAGAtgggtgcagagctgcagaccTCTGAGGTGGAAACTGTCCTGCTGGGTGCGCCTTGCCGCGTACCTGCAAAGAAGCATCTcaagagcagcacagctctccGGCCGTGGCATGCTGTTGGTGAAGCTGGCCTCCGCCTACTCAAGGCCTCCATAGGCACCTGGAGGCACCACAAAAATTAGCTCGGTGCAGATGTCAATCTCAGAGCTGCTTGTCAGATGGAACCTGCAGGACTTGAAGGAGGGCAGCAGCGTTAGATGGCAGTGGCTTGACTCAGGcaaaagcagccaggctgctttcACCAACTCTTGGACCCAGTAGGTGACTTTATCCATGTCTAGGCAGGAGCGTGTGCAGAGGGTGTAGAGGAGGAATGACTTCTGATCTCTCGGCAGCTGGTCCTCAGGGTGGTGAAGCAAGCACGGTTcatctcccagcagctgctgcctcaagCACACACACTCCAGCCCCACACGGATGCTGGGCTGCCCTTCTGGCAGCTGCCCCGCGGTGTCTGGCTCCAGGGTGAAAGAGTGCCCGGGGGGTGGCCgcaggagcacaggcaggcgGTAGGTGATGCTGTCCCCGTGCACACTCCAGGTTTCACGGGCACCCTCCTCCCCAGTGGCTGGGTACAGCTCTGGCAAGAAACTCCTCTTGCACAGTATCTGGCAGACCTTAAGGAGGTCACCCACCAGCTCCTTCAGGGCCTCGCACGTGTCAGGCAGGTCCTGCATTGGCGGTGGGGTGGACACAGCCATG
The Falco rusticolus isolate bFalRus1 chromosome 1, bFalRus1.pri, whole genome shotgun sequence genome window above contains:
- the LOC119150896 gene encoding inositol 1,4,5-trisphosphate receptor-interacting protein-like 1; the protein is MAAAIALILAILAMQPTQKGLHHRDTATNERMRQRKVYLDEQTTRVMQEVDRSRGTFLPTLQQWPLWTVAGALVLLASVCWLVRKMKLASGSRSEQDRKEDDREEEDLHGAHSGGISMAVSTPPPMQDLPDTCEALKELVGDLLKVCQILCKRSFLPELYPATGEEGARETWSVHGDSITYRLPVLLRPPPGHSFTLEPDTAGQLPEGQPSIRVGLECVCLRQQLLGDEPCLLHHPEDQLPRDQKSFLLYTLCTRSCLDMDKVTYWVQELVKAAWLLLPESSHCHLTLLPSFKSCRFHLTSSSEIDICTELIFVVPPGAYGGLE